The Lolium rigidum isolate FL_2022 chromosome 1, APGP_CSIRO_Lrig_0.1, whole genome shotgun sequence region CGACAACCGCCAGGGTGGCGCCCTACACCGGCAGCTCCGTCGTCATCGCTGGTTGACCGTCGTCGTCCGGCGGCTCAACCTCCGCGCGGCAAAGCGGGCACGTGTCGTGCGACGCCAGCCACATGTCGATACACTCCACGTGGTACAGGTGCTTGCACAACGGCAGTTGCCGCACCATCTCGCCGCCCTCCACCGTGCCGATGCACACAGAGCACTGCGCACCGTCGCCGCGTCCGCTGTGCCTTGCAGACTTGGTGTACGCGAACTCCGGAAGCTTCGCGAGGTCCACGATGCGACCGCGACCACCGGTGCCGGCCGCTGCCCCGGCGGCGGCCACCGGTGCTCGGTTGCGGAATTGATAGCAGAAGAAGAAGGCGACGGAGAAGAGCGCGGCGCCCGTGAGGCCGATGCAGGTGTAGCTGAAGATCGCCGTGCCTTGGCTGGCCTGCAGCTGGTTCTCCGAGTTCGGCAAATTCGCCGGTCCGAACGATGCCATGGAGGTTGGTGCTGCTTCTGCGCCTTCGAAGGCTGGCGCGTGCTATGTAGAAGATCCTACGAGAGCCGCCTCCGACTGTGTAGGGACTTATCCGGCGAGAGGTATAATAATGGATGATACGGTGGGCAATTGGTGTATTTTCTATTGTTGCGGGCTGGGATGGGGGAGTTTTGCTCGCAGTTTGTCACCATATTAGAATTGAGTTGAAGTAGCTTCCGAGTGCAATGCATGCATGAGGGTCGTTTACCGGCGCCGAAGCGACAATTTCGATAACCAAATACTTTGTCAACTCTCTGCACGCTGGCTGTACAGAACAAACAATATATATGATCCTAATCCACGGCGGTTTTGCGCGGAAGAAGAGGCATGGGCATCGAGATTTGTGgttttatttcttcttctttatAGAACTAGCAAAAGTGCTCGTGCGTTGCGACGGGTCTAAATTATAGTTTTAGTTGTATCTTAATTTATAAAATAATCATCATGCAGCAAAACGCTAAAATTAATTAAATATTGTTAAATTAACCAAACCAGAACACACGAACATCGATAATGCGAGGAGAATATTCCTCGCGGGTTCAGTTTTGGTGCCGCCCGGCAAAAAGGTTTGGTGCACGTCATGATACCATTAAGATGGGAGGGTTCCAAAGCAATTAGACGTTGATTTCTTCCGGTGTAATTtgggttgttgtgttgattagccACCACCTACTCTCATATTGGCGACTGCATAGATCTTCCTTCGACATCGGCTTAGCGTCATCAGTGGCGGCCTTCCATCAATACTAGGTCACTGGATCGAACATGTATAATCCTCCTACGCTTGGTGGTGACTCCCTGTTCTCCGACCACTGCACCCACTCCAAGATGTCTCCACCGATTATGCCATACGCCTGGACAGCAATGGATCTAGACATGGCGGCGTTGGCAGATTTGGTGGTGCTAGGCATCACCGAGTCCTTAATTGATGCACTTTGCAAACTTCGATCAAGACCAACCTTTGCTTTGCTGCCCGGACACCAAACGGAAGCCAAAATCGGGCGGAAGTAGTACTAATTTGGTCGGCATTTGCTTTGATGTCCAGACACCAAACCAAAGAATCAACAACCACCTCGCATGAGGAAATGTAATAGAGCACAACTTGGCGGACGGATCGTGTCTCTCCTTGCCTGTTCTGcgagcgcactggcgggcggcggctaggcttctgcgccgccttcaatggcatcgtatcccgcgcgcgactgcccttaaaagtccaccggtcgcgttcctccttcgcccacacctccactcgcaccaccaccgccgcagcaccatggggaagaagaacgacttcgaggcctccggcagcggcagcaagaagggAACGCAGAGGGTGCCGCTGTCCGTCACGCTGGGGAGGTTGATGCACGGGAAATGGATGTCGTGCGAGGCCTGGTCGGGCGTGCAACTGCctagcggctggcggctcagctgccatCAGGTGCCCATCCCTCCTGTCCCTGCGCACGAGCCTGATCGGACGGCGGAGATCCGGCGAAgtaggcggtacctgccgccggacctccgcaccgatccggcgtacgccatcgactctgaAAGTTGGCGTACCTATCTGTCGACCTAGACGgataggaggaggagggcgggctttatgggcgacagggattttcccttcgaGCGTCCACCGCCGACTCAtccacgaagacaggaggcgccgacgcgtcgtcagcagccGCCGACGCGCGCGaagtacaacgacgacgacgaccacgacgacgatgccaACGACGAcgccgactacatcgaggcgctcgtgtaccataacgaggaggtcaaggacaacagcgatgactacgtcgcggccgtcttccacgaatggcagtacgccatggcggagggccgcaattttgagtccccaagaacatgacggacgatgagatggcgaagctcgatgtcctcgtctccgagaacgacccgcctgtgcagccgccgctgccccactACGCCACCAGCGTCATGCCGTCGGGCCTGTCGAAGGATGAAGCTCTTCGAcaggcgctacaggactcggccgcgCAACAACCGCCGacgtacaacccctgggctcctcctccacagTCGCATCCctgggtgacaagggattaacttgtcaatacctatgggttgtagactagggttttagtcggaagtagagggcaagtagatctcgaaggtttcagccgaaaagtgctcgacgatatgaaaactagggtttgtgagacaatgaatcgatgctttctttgtccctcgactccccttatataggaggtggagccgagggattcgtgatacacaagttaaagagtccgggagggtttccaactcatcccgcaagattacaagtattatttcctaatacaactctagctttccttaatagtaacttgggcttccgattcttcttattcttcgagtcgtgggccttcagtaaaccccgggtaccatcttcggcaggcccattggggatgtctatgtcagtagcccccgagttttgcttgaatcgcagaatcagggaaaatctccaactttatatttattcaatagctctgaactttaccacatatctttggatacaaatttatatattgtacagggataatggtagttggggctagttcatctgacggatcaggtactagttaactgctctagtggcaatccgcaaaaacctacttcaagatcacgtccctcgacatgatctcgggatactggtgtaaacttcgacaggagccgcttaaggtcttaccattctgtcgagtcccagtcatattttatcgggtacctaacgcgttcgttaggatttttcttcgtatctgttgatacggaaaaaagtagcaaaccgacgtcagagacggcaccacgccactcagaacggatctggggtcttaccttcgcaaagttttgcggcattcagagattgttcgcaactttgacgctctgagaatatattgtcgagtgctttttcggctgttggaatagcacattttattgagtcaacggatgacttatattgctctcccgatgggagtatatgtagagttatttatataactcgaaatatgctcacttttttcttttttctcttttttttaataatttcatcgggcacgcgaacagcgttcccgatgggagtagcccccgaggctacagccaaggacttgtgcttggatgtaggctcaacgccttacCTTGCTATTTTTTCCTCTTTTCTCGAAGTTTTCATATCTAtcaggtgcgcgaccagcgctcctgatgggagtagcccccgaggctatgagcaaatgcttgtatttgataataggctctcgccatttctattttgtcattctcgAGTTTTTTAttgttccaaagtagcccccgagcatttgattaaaaacttgtatttgaccaaaggctctcgaaataatcaacaatcttctgTTGTCGCCATTCTTGTGAAGCTGGTTTAGCCGAATTTTTCtcgtgccaaggtgacatcattgctgacgatagccacgaccgctgtatcgggaaaacgcgagaactgctctCTCTCTGCCGTGCGGGCCCAAACTGctcatcaagttgacacgtcgtgcaagtgggggacacacgtcctccacttttcctggcgcacataCTGTAGCTCCTGTTCTTTCTCATCTGAAtggaattactttttaccccttgtccacgtgtacaccatctatcccgCAATTTCTTCATCCAatggtgcgtcgattcaccgcacctctatttaaggtcatcgtcttcctccgtcctcactttcgctcgcgccgcacctctgcttctcctctgcaaaaatcctccATCGCTCCCATCGCCTCTTGCGCTCAACGCTCGCACCTTTCTCCTCCACTCtcattgatgccaccacgcgcgcgactgaccaggcatagcactcccgagtccaagatggccgccgaagatctgcagtgggagagatccaagatctccaaccaggatatgaacctgctaaagaagctggggttcaccaagaaggaaaacgcgctgcgcttccccaatgaagaaagctatccatcgcctccaatcgaataccgggtcagtttcgttgaccacctcatccgcggtctttctccccctatccatgagtttcttcgaggtctcctctttgtctatgggcttcagctgcatcagctgacgcccaactccatcctccacatgtcgatttttatcacactgtgtgaatgcttcctcggagtccaacctaattgggctatgtggaagcgtatcttctgcctccgccgcaatggctctcacaaCGTCTCCTATAACATCGAGGGCGTTGTCATTTGCGTGCGCACTTATGTCGAATACTTCGATGTCaagttccccgactccgtccaagggtggcgcaaaagatagctctatgtgcacgaagaaagctccgactcggTGGAGCACAATATTTCCCCTTTCGACGGAGGAGCCAAGATTCttagccgccgttcctgggacgctgaagctaccgaagaagagaaattggcgacacaggcgctgatgactcgcatccatgagcttcagaacacccgtggcaaggagctATCGGGTATCCAGATTACGGCCTACTTCCttcggattagagtgcagcctctccaggctcgcaaaaatcccctttggatgtacgctggtgaagaagacgtcgagaggctctccaaaggccttcctttgaaggatttggagaaactgatccgaagaatctcgtcgctcagcaagaaggatactattccatcctcttgccgcattacgccatatagtggcgccaattcccttcccgaggtaatttttcctcttgactactatattgtcttctcgagtttttagtactttgtcgactactatcttgctagcGTCTTTTGCATAACTTTCTGTCGACATTCTTTGTTTCTCGCAGAACCACCCTGTtctggcttctcttcctcctcttcctgaaggtggagaagtcgaagaacgtaccgttgtcgatgatgacaaccagggtacttctcgccctgagagtgaagtcgcaggttctaaaaaatccgcggcttcctctgaaaaagaagccgagtctgaggccactgcctcggcaCGCTCCCTTCCTTCCGCTGTTTCCCCAAGGGAAAAtaggaaaagggatgaagtcgtTGATTCCGgcgcctccaaagccgaagaagctggtccTTCTGAAAGGAAGGCAGCTTTTAATCCTTACGAggatgctcttgtcagctcgtaagttccctaTTGCTCTTTATTGTTTTGCTCTCAATATTTTTGTCTATGttgattcttatattgtcgccatttTATTGCAGcggtgacgaggatgaagatcaacctattgacgcgactgctcgaacgagtacgtcgtgtACTTTGGTTGGCTCTGAAGCTCAGCCCGatggagatgaaacttcgcctcatCAGCAAAACATGAGCATCCTACTCCACcagcaagcccccgtgccccttcgccaaagaggacTAGGATCGAGCCAGCCACGGAGCCTGCCCTACAACTTGGTGTCTCCACGACTCCTcctctggatgatgtaagttgctcACTTCTCCTCTTTTGTGCAAAATATTTTTCGATGCTATCGACTCTTTTTtgctttttgcttcttttttacATTTTGCTGTCGAGCTTTTTACCCTATTGATGCTTgcttctcttttttcctttgtcagcctttgatgaaggaattcatccgtctcggtacccaatttgtcgggtaccgcgATTATGCTAAAAAAGCCGAAGGTAATATTCTGTTACTTCTTCTGGCaaatgacctcttcctcctttcttGTCATCATTTTGATTGATGTTGACTATTTTGTCAGAAAACCTTGtggaagccaacaagcgtgctgatgcacttgctcgtaaactggagcaaagtgaaaaggctcgtaagaaggctgaagcagatgctaaGAAGGCTAAAGAAGATGCCGCCGCTGTCGAAGAACTTCGACAAAAACTCCACGACGTGGAAACTGCCTTGAGCGACAACATCTCCGAGCAAACTGTTCATGAAGCTGAAATCCTTAGTCGCTTGCAATCGCAAAGccgacgttttgtcagtaagccCTCAAACTTttgctacttcttcgggttgtcaAATTTATCCTTGCGCAATCTTTGACGatctttcttttgcttctttgtaGGGAAAACACATCAAGATTTTGACTTGGAATGTCCTGAAGGCGATCAGCTGCTTGACGAGCTTTCCCTTCTTGAATTTCATGGAgaggaagcacgcgaaggccttgctgaagccAGGTCAGGTCTGTCGCGtatttttccttatttcttcccgaagaaagaagagcCCAAGATTTTCACAAATCTCGCCAAGTGCTGCaactctcaagaagatcttgggcttaaacttcgccaagaaggcttgAAGATTGGTGTAacgtcccaaatttcaataaaagaaagttagaagaattccagagagcaaaatttcaaaccaacaaaaactttttaaattgcatatagtgccatgcataggacttgtgcatttgattgatatgccatgatgattgttattatgtgtatAAGCTAAACCCTAAAATCCTAGTGTGATCAtgagaagatcaccaaccaaataaatcaaaaagaggaagaaaatccaataaatgaaaaaccctaaaaaccctcacatatgccctatggcatttttataaattttggccCTAAACCAATTTGgtctttaccatgagttgaataatgttactaaacacttattacaacttttggaatcaaagaatcacaaatcaaatggat contains the following coding sequences:
- the LOC124684055 gene encoding RING-H2 finger protein ATL39-like → MASFGPANLPNSENQLQASQGTAIFSYTCIGLTGAALFSVAFFFCYQFRNRAPVAAAGAAAGTGGRGRIVDLAKLPEFAYTKSARHSGRGDGAQCSVCIGTVEGGEMVRQLPLCKHLYHVECIDMWLASHDTCPLCRAEVEPPDDDGQPAMTTELPV